One segment of Streptomyces sp. NA02950 DNA contains the following:
- a CDS encoding GNAT family N-acetyltransferase: MFAKSLGDDGAELRPLEPWNAKEYLAHIDRCREYVGTHIALGDRATDLPSATAFLQMYADKAATDSGRLYGIWVDGTLIGGVLFRSFDTQSGTCEVGCWLEEAFAGRGLVTRAVRVLIDWAVEVRGIHRVEWVASSANTASIKVAQRLGMVRDGVLRESHPHRGVRVDREVWSVLAPEWRAARMTGCRGEAAAPRPGTPAAR, from the coding sequence GTGTTCGCGAAATCGCTGGGTGACGACGGTGCGGAGCTGCGCCCGCTGGAGCCGTGGAACGCCAAGGAGTACCTCGCCCACATCGACCGCTGCCGGGAGTACGTCGGTACGCATATCGCGCTGGGGGACCGCGCCACCGACCTGCCGTCGGCCACCGCCTTCCTCCAGATGTACGCGGACAAGGCGGCCACTGACAGTGGACGGCTGTACGGCATCTGGGTCGACGGGACGCTCATCGGCGGTGTCCTCTTCCGGTCCTTCGATACCCAGTCCGGGACCTGTGAGGTCGGCTGCTGGCTGGAGGAGGCGTTCGCCGGGCGCGGGCTGGTCACCCGGGCCGTCCGGGTGCTCATCGACTGGGCGGTCGAGGTGCGCGGAATCCATCGGGTGGAGTGGGTCGCCTCGTCCGCCAACACGGCGAGCATCAAGGTCGCCCAACGGCTCGGCATGGTGCGGGACGGAGTGCTGCGGGAGAGCCATCCGCACCGGGGAGTGCGCGTGGACAGGGAGGTCTGGTCGGTGCTGGCGCCGGAGTGGCGCGCAGCGCGGATGACCGGGTGCCGGGGCGAGGCGGCGGCGCCTCGCCCCGGCACCCCGGCCGCTAGGTGA